The proteins below come from a single Drosophila kikkawai strain 14028-0561.14 unplaced genomic scaffold, DkikHiC1v2 scaffold_224, whole genome shotgun sequence genomic window:
- the LOC108080831 gene encoding proline-rich protein 36-like has protein sequence MFHRDHLLTGAPVQRPEPPSGQQSSASLPRGTTSHAPRRQSTPDTCIYAEPLPRLRQTTVATRTLTAQTMDGQGHPPTPAPAAQDTAWMYCAVDELLQALHGAGPSQPRPRGSLVAHSVGPFRPRVLPVEVVTIDDDNMEEANTGNRTGPRRPATEGMPPLASQHTSSIGPSLLPLEVAHHRGDDEEGVGHIDYAERPSSSRGMPPLVPLLAGLIGPQRAPLEVIPRDDDEEEAHQSDDAGLHPAPLRGMPLQAPLRTGHIGPQAPPPEVAPTNGNDEEEVPPDNLTPPQRREAPSGDPAPAADVEDAWNQAFSLSDDWFNFDRLVEDTLGDLFSTIEDPDEAAIGLDQRGPPHTEPPATGSLGPLGARYDLVTDDEDDSVGTRRSYNPTGEGDDDSDATVLYNPTAEDSRDIRRRRTTPPHTSTRRTPPYMGEVEAALVECFGEIPEGLIDWGDTGDNTPSTISADEDEVSRDSSQLHASRPSSPSQTPPHATGPTDDESASTISADEDETSRDSGRAHGSRSPPPRWTPPSASHVGAPSLQGWAPFTASRARSPPPSYEEIFGLGPYNGPHTTARCAAVTPSRDPRPRLPTIAELAAEEARRRAQDLSEELGNPPVAQPPTNGPPSPTPRRRARRRSAPWADSPPSSSDESSLDTGEEATNPPRWVPAPAEWTTPNGTLPAALLRRIQGRLATPRRRSIRILEEEGNQRFRVQVNRSGRVIVTLQPSRR, from the exons ATGTTTCACAGGGACCACTTgttgacaggcgcgcctgtccaacGTCCCGAACCCCCTAGTGGG CAGCAGTCCTCAGCCAGCCTACCAAGAGGCACAACGAGCCACGCTCCCCGCAGGCAAAGCACGCCTGACACCTGCATCTACGCAGAACCACTGCCACGTCTTCGCCAGACCACCGTCGCCACAAGGACGTTAACCGCCCAGACGATGGACGGACAAGGCCATCCGCCGACTCCCGCCCCGGCGGCACAGGACACCGCATGGATGTACTGTGCAGTGGACGAGCTCCTACAGGCGCTCCACGGCGCCGGCCCAAGCCAGCCGCGTCCCAGAGGCAGCCTCGTCGCCCATAGCGTCGGCCCCTTCCGGCCACGGGTTCTACCCGTCGAGGTCGTCACCATCGACGACGACAACATGGAGGAGGCGAACACCGGCAACCGCACCGGGCCCCGTCGGCCCGCTACCGAGGGGATGCCACCATTGGCGTCCCAGCACACCAGCTCCATCGGGCCATCACTGCTCCCTCTGGAAGTCGCCCACCACCGtggcgatgacgaggaggGAGTGGGCCACATCGACTACGCCGAACGGCCATCATCATCAAGAGGAATGCCACCCCTGGTACCCCTGCTCGCCGGCCTCATTGGGCCTCAACGGGCCCCTCTGGAAGTCATCCCCCgtgacgatgacgaggaggaggcccACCAGAGCGACGACGCTGGACTCCACCCAGCACCCTTAAGGGGCATGCCGCTCCAGGCACCCCTGCGCACCGGCCACATAGGGCCGCAGGCACCCCCTCCGGAAGTTGCCCCTACCAACGGcaatgacgaggaggaggtgccACCTGACAACCTCACGCCGCCCCAACGACGCGAGGCTCCATCCGGAGACCCCGCACCCGCCGCCGACGTCGAAGACGCCTGGAACCAAGCCTTCTCCCTGTCAGACGATTGGTTCAATTTCGACCGCCTGGTAGAGGACACCCTGGGCGACCTCTTCAGCACCATCGAGGACCCAGACGAAGCAGCCATAGGCCTGGACCAAAGGGGCCCACCACACACGGAGCCGCCGGCAACAGGCTCTCTCGGCCCTCTAGGCGCGAGGTACGACCTCGTCACCGATGACGAGGACGACAGCGTTGGCACCCGTCGGAGCTACAATCCGACCGGCGAGGGCGATGACGACAGCGACGCGACCGTCCTGTACAACCCCACCGCGGAGGACAGTCGCGACATCCGGAGGAGGCGCACCACACCGCCTCACACCAGCACCCGCCGAACCCCGCCATATATGGGTGAAGTGGAAGCCGCCCTGGTCGAGTGCTTCGGGGAAATCCCGGAAGGCCTCATTGATTGGGGGGACACCGGCGACAACACGCCGTCAACCATCTcggccgacgaggacgaggtcaGCCGGGATAGCAGCCAGCTACACGCCTCGCGACCGTCATCCCCGAGTCAGACTCCGCCCCACGCCACCGGACCCACCGATGACGAGTCGGCATCGACCATCTCAGCCGACGAGGACGAGACCAGCCGGGACAGCGGCAGGGCCCATGGCTCCAGGTCGCCACCCCCGCGTTGGACTCCGCCCAGCGCCTCTCACGTCGGGGCTCCGTCCCTCCAAGGCTGGGCACCCTTCACCGCCAGCCGTGCCAGATCCCCTCCGCCCTCCTACGAGGAAATATTTGGCCTTGGACCATACAACGGTCCTCACACCACCGCCCGATGCGCCGCGGTGACCCCCAGCCGCGATCCTCGACCACGCCTACCCACCATTGCGGAGCTGGCCGCAGAGGAGGCACGCCGAAGAGCACAAGACCTCAGCGAGGAACTCGGCAACCCACCGGTTGCCCAACCGCCAACGAATGGCCCACCATCACCGACCCCGCGCCGCCGAGCACGACGCCGAAGCGCTCCCTGGGCAGACAGCCCGCCCAGCTCATCCGACGAATCATCGTTGGACACCGGCGAAGAGGCCACCAACCCTCCCCGCTGGGTACCGGCTCCAGCGGAGTGGACCACGCCCAACGGCACATTGCCAGCCGCCTTGCTCCGCCGGATTCAAGGGCGGCTGGCGACACCAAGGCGACGGTCGATCCGGAtcctggaggaggagggaaACCAGCGTTTCCGAGTCCAGGTGAACCGGAGCGGAAGGGTTATCGTCACTCTTCAGCCCTCCCGAAGATAG